Within Desulfobacter sp., the genomic segment AACTCTCCGTCAGGGAAACCGAGCGGCTGGTCAACCAGGCCAAGCAGGAACCCAGACAGCTGGCCCAAAAGATGACAGCGGATGAACGACGGTTTCTGGAGCAGACATCCACCCGGATTTCCACCCGGATTAACAGCCCGGTCAACATCAAGAAAAACGGGGAAAAGGGTAAAATAGAAATCAAATTTAAGTCCGGTTCCGAATTCAACCGCCTTGTGGAGCTGCTGAGCACCCTTTCATGAAAATTTCCATTGCTAAAACAGCCGGATTCTGCATGGGCGTCCGGCGGGCGGTAGATATGGTTCTGGATGCCGCCAACCAGTCCGACGAGCCCATTTTTACCTATGGCCCCCTGATCCATAATCCCCAGGTCCTTGAAATGCTGGAAGGAAAAGAGATCCACCGGCTGGACGCCATCCCTGAAAAGGGGGAGGGCATTGTCCTGGTCCGCGCCCACGGCGTGCCCCCCGAAGATGAGACCGCCCTTGCCAATGCGGGATTTACTGTGATCAACGCCACCTGCCCCAGGGTGGTCCGGGTTCAGGTCATCATTAAAAAATACGCCAAAAAGGGCTTTGCCACCATCATCATCGGAGATAAAAAACATCCCGAGGTGGTGGGGCTGTTGGGCTATGCCAGGGGAAAAGGGCACACCGTTACTTCCATGGCCCAGCTTCAAGCCCTTCCCGGGTTTGAAAATGCCGTTGTGGTGGCCCAGACCACCCAGAATACCAAGTTCTACGAAGAGATCAAAACCTGGTGCCGTGAGAACGCCCCCCATTACGAGATTTTTGACACCATCTGCGGCTCCACGGAAAAACGGCAGAACGAGGTGAGGGAACTGGCCAAAACCCACGATGCCGTCATTGTTGTGGGGGGGAAGGAGAGCGGGAATACCCGGCGCCTGGCCCAGGTGGCCCTGGAAACAGGCACCCCGTCCACCCATATCGAATCCGCCGCTGAACTGGATTATGATCAATTGGCCGGGGCCAATGCCATTGCCATCACCGCCGGCGCCTCAACCCCCAATTGGATTATCAAGGATACCTGCCAGAAGGTGGACCAGACCCTGAGGCATAACCGCCCGGTGGTCGGAAGATTTATTGGCGCCATGGATGTGCTCATGAAGACCAACCTGCTGCTGGCCCTGGGGGCTGCCTGCCTTACATTCGGCGCCGCCTGGATCAGGCAGGGAAGCGATGCCTATTTCCATGCCGCCATTGCCATGTGCTATGTCCTGTCCATGCAGATTGTGAACAATATGATGACGGTGAAATCCGATACCTATAATAAACCGGACCGCGCTGCATTTTATAAGGATCATAAACCATGGCTGTGGGGACTTGCGGCGACTTCGGGCCTGGCCGGTCTTTATATGGCCCATGGCCAGGGCGCGGTGTATTTCTGGGTGGTATTTACCATGAGTCTGCTGGGGCTCTCATATGACCTGAATATCATCCCCAGGTTCATGGGGGGCAGGCGATTTTACCGGATCAAGGATCTGCCCGGTTCCAAGACCATCCTCATTGCTGCGGCCTGGGGCGTGGTTACCGCCCTGCTGCCGGCTCTGGTTGACAAAAGCGGATGGCCGGCAACCCTTATCGCCTTTCTCTTTGCCACAGGCCTTGTCTTTTCCAGGACGGCCTTTGTGGACATTCTTGCCGTTCAAGGGGACCGGATTGCGGGCAAGGAAACCCTGCCCATCCTTCTTGGAGAAGCCAAAAGCCTGAAGGTTATCCGCTACACCCTGTTGCTCACGGCGGCCATGCCGGTTATGGGCGCTTTTTGTCTGACCGCCGGAAAAATGCTGGTATGGCTTGCCTTGGTGCCGGTTTTCATGCTTTTATTGATCAAAGCCTACAGAGAAGACCGCTTTTTGTCGGGCGGCCCCTATGAGATACTTTTTGAATCGTTGTTTATACTGGCGGGGGTGCTGGCGGTCTTAATCTAATACCCTTTCGGAGGTGCCATGACAGACGGGCCCGTAAAAAAAGCCGTTGTTCCCCTGTTCGGGACACTGGCCGTAAAAAACCGCTTGATTACCGATGCGGATCTTGAAACCGGGTTGGATCGGTGCAAGGATGCGTCTGATCTTGAAGAGGCCCTGCGGTCATATTTCCTTTCCGAGGAGCTGATTTCCAAAAAAAACATCCAGCGTCTGGCCGTGGCGGCCAAAGCCATTTCCATCCGCCAGAAAGAGTTTAAATTCGGTGCCATTGCCGTATCCAAGGGGTTTATCAATAAAAGTGTCCTGGAGTTGGCGCTTGAGGATCAGGAAGATGACCTGAAGCAGGGGAAAAAGCCCCGGAGAATAGGGGACATGATGGTGGAAGCCGGGCTGATTACGGAAAGTCAGCGGGATATGATTCTCAAGATGCAGAACAGGAAACCCAAGCCCGGAAACGGAGATAACGGCGATCAGAATGGGAGCCGGGATGCATCGGCTGCAGAAAAGAAAGAGGGCGCGCCGGAAAAGGAGGCCGTTAAACCTGATCCGCCTGAACTCCTGCCTCCGGAACTGATCATCGGCGGGATTCAACTGCAGGTGGCCGGAGATCTTATGGCGGCCTTTCTGACCAAAACCCCGGAGTTCGATCCGGATGTGCCTGCCCAGGCAATTAGAGAAGCCCTGATTGACAGGGGCATTGTTTCGGGACTGGCGGCAGATGAATTAATCGAGGGGTTTGTCAGGTCTTCGGGTTTCAAAACCCAGTCATTCAGGGTGGCCAAGGGGATTCGCCCCATTGAGGGCAAAGATGCCAAGGTGGAATTTTTCTTTAACACCGATTACCTCAAGGCCGGGGGCATGGATGAAGAGGGAAATATCGATTTTAAGCAGCGGGGCGAAGTCCCCCTGGTGGAAAAGGGAACGGTACTGGCGGAAAAAACACCCAGGGTAGAGGAACGGCCCGGGTTGAATTTATACGGCGAGGATGTCCATATGGTCCCCTCAAAGGACAAGCCCCTGAAGTTCGGAAAGGGTGCCTTGCTTTCCGAAGACGGGTTCAAGCTGCTGGCAGGGGTGAGGGGATACCCCAAGTATTCCCTGGGCGGGGTGGTGTTTGTCCATGAAGAATACACCACCGGCGGGGATGTGGATTATGAGACCGGGCATATTGAATTTGACGGCAAAGTGAATGTCAAAGGCTGCATCAAATCAGGATTTAAGGTCAGGGGCAGCGATATTACCGCCATAGAGCTTGACGGTGGCATCGTGGAAGCCGACGGAGACCTTAAAGTGGCCGGCGGGATCAATGAAGGCAAAATTTATGCCCGGGGAAATGTCTATGCCAAATTCATTCTTTCCTCTGAGATTATATGTATGGGGGATGTCTATGTGGAGAAAGAAATTGTGGACTCCACCATTGATGCCGGCGGCGCCTGCTCAATTATCCGGGGGAAATTGATTTCCTCCAAGGTGTCGGCCAAGATGGGGCTGGCAGCTCAGAATATCGGCACCGAGATGGGCGCCCCTTCGGTGATCAAGGTGGGGTACGACGCCTTTACGGCAAGGGAACTGGCCCAGAATAAGAGTAAAACAGCTGAAACCAAAGAAGAAATACTCAAGCTGGAGGGAAAAAAGGCCGAGTCCGGGGCCAAAAAAGATGCCCTTCAACAGGATATTTCCAAACTGGCCCATGTCCAGGACCGGTCCCAGCTGGAGCAGGCCGAGATCCGCAAGCAGATGAATGATCCGGCCGGTGCCGCCGTACGCCGGGAGTTGGAAAAAAAGCTTGAAGCATTAGAAACATCTGCCCGGGAGGCCGAGGAATCCATTGACCGTTGCTTCACTAAAATAGATGCCGCTGACGCTCTCATCAAAAAAATTGACAGGGAAATACACCGGTTTGAAACCCTGTTGGAAAATCTTACCGAAGAACGGAACAATCTGACCCGATGGTCAAGGGATAATCCCGGAAAGCCCCAGGTGCTGGTTGAGGGCGCCCTGTTATCGGGGAATAGGATTATGGGCAAGCATTCCGATCTCACGGTGGACACAATGATCCGCCATGCCCGGATTACAGAGGTGCTTGCCCAAAGCGATGACGAGTCCGGGGGGCGGCCCGCCTACCGCATGAAGGTGGATAATTACTGATTTATTTTATGGCCGGTTTTCTGCCCCGTTTTCAGCATCCCTTCCGTCGTTGATCCGTTTTCCGGCAATCGTTTGTTTTCCGGACCGCCGCCGAGCCGCTTTATTTTTTCATCTTTTTCCTGCCACAGCCGGTTGAGCCAGTCACAGAATCGGGATCTGAAGTCCTCATTTCCGAAATAATCCCCTACAAGGGCGGCCTCCACGGGTGATACCTCAATATCCACCACCACCTGTTTCATCCCGCCTGAAATAAAGTTCCAGAAGTTGGGAATGCCGCCCGGATAGACAATGGTTACATTGATGACTTTGTGCAGGTACTGGCCCATGGCCCCAAGGACAAAGCCCACGCCCCCTGCCTTGGGGGGGAGCAGGTGGGTGTACGGGGAGTCTTTCCGTTGGTGTTTTTCAGGGGTGAACCGTGTGCCTTCAACAAAATTCATCACGGAAACCGGTGTGTGTTTGAATTTCTCACAGGCTTTTTGGGTGCTTTCCAGGTCCTTGCCGGCCAGGTGGGGGTTGGCTGCCAGGAACTTTTTGGAATACCGTTTCATGAATGGAAAATCCAGGGCCCACCAGGCAAGGCCCAGAAAGGGGACCCATATCAGTTCTTTTTTCAGGAAGAATTTGAGCATGGGGATCCTGCGGTTGAAGACCTTCTGGAGCACCAGGATGTCCACCCATGACTGGTGGTTGGAGATGACCAGGTACCAGTCTTTTTTGTTCAGCCGGTCCAGGCCCCTCACATCCCATTGGATTTTGTTGAACAGGGCCGAATTCATTCCGTTAATACTGATCCACAGGGTGGCGATGCCGATGAGGAACCTGTCCAGGAAAACGAGGAATCCTTTCATTGGAATAATGAATTTTAAAAGGGAAGCCAGGATCAGCGGAACGGTAAGGGTCACTGTGTTCAGCAGATAGCCGAGGAATGAGAGTGCCCCTTTCAAGGGGCCGGGAAGAAAATCCAGCATGAGGTCAATCCTTTTTAAGTGTCAACAGGGTTAACTGTGTCAACGCAGTGTCTGCCTATTGATAAATCTTTCAGGAGGCCGGGTCAATAATTCTTTTGGTCTTTTTTTGAGGGGATGGGGCCTGGTAACCGGTGATGTATTTTTTTACGGTTCGGCGGTCCAGCCCTGTTTTTCTGGCCGTTTTCTCATAGGTGCCCAGGGCGTCGTAGAGCAGTTTGCAGTATCCGGCCACCAGATCCGGCACGGCGATGCTTCCCTGTTCAATCCCCTGGGCCAGGGTCTCCGCCAGTTCCAGTTTTCCCGGATCCGCTGTGGCCTTGCCGTTGTAGTCCCGCCTCAGCAATACGCTTCTTGCGCACTGCTCCAGTTCCCGGACATTGCCGGGCCAGGGGTAATCTTCCCCCAGGTTCCGTGTGATGATCCGTTTTACCTTTTCAATGAGTTTGGGGGCATGGGCCCCGGTCATGCGCTGGATAACAAATCCCAGCAGGTGGTCCAGTTCCTGGGGATCCTCCTTGATCCGCTGACGCAGGGGAGGGACCTCAATGATATCCGAACAGAGCCGGTAGTAAAAATCATCCCGGAAGACATCGCCGTCCATGATTTTTTTTCTGGGCTGGTTGGTGGCCCCGATGACCCGTCCGTTGAACCGTTCCGCAGCATGGGCGCCCACCGGGATGAAATGGCGTTCCTGGAGTACCCTCAGCAGCTTGATCTGGACGTGGTTGGGGATTTCACCGATTTCATCCAGGAGGATGGCGCCGTAGGGACTGCACCGGGAAAAGGCCCCCTGGTAATTCTCCACGGCCCCGGTAAAGGCCCCCTTGGTATGGCCGAAGAGCTCTGATTCCAGCAGGGTCTCGGGGTACTGGGAGAGGTTCAGGGAGGAAAAGGCCCGGGTAAAGCTCTGGGCGAAACATTTGGTTTTGGGATCAAAGGGGATGAACCCGCTTCGGCCGATGGCGTTGGCCGCCGTGCCTTTTCCCGTGCCGGTTTCTCCAAGCAGCAGGGTGGAGAAATCCTCCATCCGGTTCCACAGATACCTGTCGTACAGTCCTATATTATAGGTAAAGACATTGTACCACAGATGCTTTTTCAGGATCCGCATGCAGGGGCTGGTGCCCACCAGGGTGTTGGAAATAAAATAAAAGGCCCGGCGCAGTTGAAAGGAGAGGGCGAAGTAGTGGTAGAATTGCTCCGTATCAAATCCCTTGGCCGCCCACATGGTTTTGGCCTCATCCACAAACTCCGCCTTTACCGGTGTGTCCCCGGCCTCAATCTGCTCTTTGATGTGCCGGTCGAATCTTTCCCTGAACTTGTGGAAGATATCAAAGAAATAGACCACCCGGAGCAGCTCCCTGTCCTCCTCCCGGTATGCGTCAATATTGCATTTGTGAAGCTTTTCCAGCATGGTGAGCCGCCGGTCCACCTCCCGATAGCACATGTCCTTGCTCTCCCTGCGGGAGGCGGAGGGAAAATAGCCTGCAATGCGCTGGTCCAGCCGTTCCCTCAGCCGTGAGAAGGGGTTGGCAAAGGCGGCATTGTACACGGTTTTAAAAAAATGTCTTTCTTCCTGGGCCAGTTTCAGTGGCGGGGCCATGGGCAATCCTTATTTTTGATTTCAAAATGTATAATGTGCATATTTGTACACGTCGTGATCATAAAATGCAAACCTGGCGGAAAAATAAAAAATGAAGGGGCGGGCAGCTGCATGGGTAACTGACTTTAATTCAGATGCTTATGGGAAAATATCTGGTTTTGGTTGTGTTGGCACGCTCTTTGATACGTATGGGGGGACGTTTATTTTTTTAACCTTAAATGGAGAATTTACATGATTAGAAGAATACTGAATTCAAGACTGCCTTTGATGGTTCATACCCCAGTCAAAGTCTTTGACCTCAGATATTTTCATGCCATTTACAATGCCGGGGCCCTGCCGGTTTTCGATACCGAATTTTTGAGCAGGGATGACATCATTCAGAAAGCATTGCTGCTTGCCGGCGAAAACCTGCAGTTCGGCCTCCGCCTTTCTGCCCACGACCCTGATATTATCCATACCCTGAGACGGGAAAATATTAAAAATCTGGACGCCCTGGTGGTGCCCTTAAGCAAGGGGGATACCCCGGCAGACCTGAAACGGTTTAACAGTACCAAAATCATCCTTGAACTCAGGGATATCGGCCTGACCGAAGAGATAAGGGACCTTGATCCCCACGCCCTGGTGGTGAAAGGCAACGAAGCGGCCG encodes:
- the ispH gene encoding 4-hydroxy-3-methylbut-2-enyl diphosphate reductase, whose product is MKISIAKTAGFCMGVRRAVDMVLDAANQSDEPIFTYGPLIHNPQVLEMLEGKEIHRLDAIPEKGEGIVLVRAHGVPPEDETALANAGFTVINATCPRVVRVQVIIKKYAKKGFATIIIGDKKHPEVVGLLGYARGKGHTVTSMAQLQALPGFENAVVVAQTTQNTKFYEEIKTWCRENAPHYEIFDTICGSTEKRQNEVRELAKTHDAVIVVGGKESGNTRRLAQVALETGTPSTHIESAAELDYDQLAGANAIAITAGASTPNWIIKDTCQKVDQTLRHNRPVVGRFIGAMDVLMKTNLLLALGAACLTFGAAWIRQGSDAYFHAAIAMCYVLSMQIVNNMMTVKSDTYNKPDRAAFYKDHKPWLWGLAATSGLAGLYMAHGQGAVYFWVVFTMSLLGLSYDLNIIPRFMGGRRFYRIKDLPGSKTILIAAAWGVVTALLPALVDKSGWPATLIAFLFATGLVFSRTAFVDILAVQGDRIAGKETLPILLGEAKSLKVIRYTLLLTAAMPVMGAFCLTAGKMLVWLALVPVFMLLLIKAYREDRFLSGGPYEILFESLFILAGVLAVLI
- a CDS encoding DUF342 domain-containing protein, with protein sequence MTDGPVKKAVVPLFGTLAVKNRLITDADLETGLDRCKDASDLEEALRSYFLSEELISKKNIQRLAVAAKAISIRQKEFKFGAIAVSKGFINKSVLELALEDQEDDLKQGKKPRRIGDMMVEAGLITESQRDMILKMQNRKPKPGNGDNGDQNGSRDASAAEKKEGAPEKEAVKPDPPELLPPELIIGGIQLQVAGDLMAAFLTKTPEFDPDVPAQAIREALIDRGIVSGLAADELIEGFVRSSGFKTQSFRVAKGIRPIEGKDAKVEFFFNTDYLKAGGMDEEGNIDFKQRGEVPLVEKGTVLAEKTPRVEERPGLNLYGEDVHMVPSKDKPLKFGKGALLSEDGFKLLAGVRGYPKYSLGGVVFVHEEYTTGGDVDYETGHIEFDGKVNVKGCIKSGFKVRGSDITAIELDGGIVEADGDLKVAGGINEGKIYARGNVYAKFILSSEIICMGDVYVEKEIVDSTIDAGGACSIIRGKLISSKVSAKMGLAAQNIGTEMGAPSVIKVGYDAFTARELAQNKSKTAETKEEILKLEGKKAESGAKKDALQQDISKLAHVQDRSQLEQAEIRKQMNDPAGAAVRRELEKKLEALETSAREAEESIDRCFTKIDAADALIKKIDREIHRFETLLENLTEERNNLTRWSRDNPGKPQVLVEGALLSGNRIMGKHSDLTVDTMIRHARITEVLAQSDDESGGRPAYRMKVDNY
- a CDS encoding acyltransferase — protein: MLDFLPGPLKGALSFLGYLLNTVTLTVPLILASLLKFIIPMKGFLVFLDRFLIGIATLWISINGMNSALFNKIQWDVRGLDRLNKKDWYLVISNHQSWVDILVLQKVFNRRIPMLKFFLKKELIWVPFLGLAWWALDFPFMKRYSKKFLAANPHLAGKDLESTQKACEKFKHTPVSVMNFVEGTRFTPEKHQRKDSPYTHLLPPKAGGVGFVLGAMGQYLHKVINVTIVYPGGIPNFWNFISGGMKQVVVDIEVSPVEAALVGDYFGNEDFRSRFCDWLNRLWQEKDEKIKRLGGGPENKRLPENGSTTEGMLKTGQKTGHKINQ
- a CDS encoding sigma-54-dependent Fis family transcriptional regulator, with translation MAPPLKLAQEERHFFKTVYNAAFANPFSRLRERLDQRIAGYFPSASRRESKDMCYREVDRRLTMLEKLHKCNIDAYREEDRELLRVVYFFDIFHKFRERFDRHIKEQIEAGDTPVKAEFVDEAKTMWAAKGFDTEQFYHYFALSFQLRRAFYFISNTLVGTSPCMRILKKHLWYNVFTYNIGLYDRYLWNRMEDFSTLLLGETGTGKGTAANAIGRSGFIPFDPKTKCFAQSFTRAFSSLNLSQYPETLLESELFGHTKGAFTGAVENYQGAFSRCSPYGAILLDEIGEIPNHVQIKLLRVLQERHFIPVGAHAAERFNGRVIGATNQPRKKIMDGDVFRDDFYYRLCSDIIEVPPLRQRIKEDPQELDHLLGFVIQRMTGAHAPKLIEKVKRIITRNLGEDYPWPGNVRELEQCARSVLLRRDYNGKATADPGKLELAETLAQGIEQGSIAVPDLVAGYCKLLYDALGTYEKTARKTGLDRRTVKKYITGYQAPSPQKKTKRIIDPAS